The following nucleotide sequence is from Halomonas chromatireducens.
AGCGCCAGGCCCTCTTCGTCGCCCAGTACCATCAGCGCGGTTGCCCAGGCATCCGCCCAGGCGTTGGAAGGATGCGCAACGGTGACCGATGCCAAGCGATGATCGATGGGCCGTCCGGATCGCGGATCGAGAGTATGCGAGTAGCGCCGTCCCTCCTCCTCGAAGTAGTTGCGATAGTCACCCGAGGTGGCCACCGAGATCGTCTCCAGCGGCAGGATATGCTGCGCCTCCTGGCGATCATCCAGCGGCGCCTCGATACCGATACGCCAGGGCTGGCTCTCGATATCGCGGTAGCCACGCACGATCAGGTCGCCGCCAAGGTTGACCAGATAATGTTCGATGCCCTGGCCATCCAGATAGGCCCCCACCCGATCGGTGCCATGCCCCTTGGCCACCCCACCGAGATCCACCAATACATCTCGCAGTCGCCGTGCCTGCAGGCCGTTCTCGTCAATCTCGATGCTGTCAGGCCCGACCTCGGCCAGGCGTTCGTTCAGCGTTGCTTCATCCGGTACCTGCCGGGGGCGCGCCTCGGAGCCGAAGCTCCAAAGGTTGACCAGCCCGCCGATCGTTACATCGAAGGCACCGCCGCTGGCTTCGGCCACCGATTGGCTTATTGCAAGCACCTCGATCAGTTCATCGGAGAGCGGTTGCCATTCCCCCACCGGCGACTGGTTGAAGGCCATCAGCTCCGAATCGTCTCGGTAGATCGACATGGCGGCATCCACATCCTCGAGCACCTCGACCAATCCCTCCTCGAGCCGCTGAGCCTCTCCTTGAGTCAGGGCGTCGGCGATCGTAACCTGATAGAAGGAGCCGAAAATGGCACCTTCGAGCTGCACCGGCGACTCCAGGGGGCGGTCACCTTCCGAGCAGCCCATCAACAGCAG
It contains:
- a CDS encoding FAD:protein FMN transferase, which codes for MSRLSPLLASAVLLLLMGCSEGDRPLESPVQLEGAIFGSFYQVTIADALTQGEAQRLEEGLVEVLEDVDAAMSIYRDDSELMAFNQSPVGEWQPLSDELIEVLAISQSVAEASGGAFDVTIGGLVNLWSFGSEARPRQVPDEATLNERLAEVGPDSIEIDENGLQARRLRDVLVDLGGVAKGHGTDRVGAYLDGQGIEHYLVNLGGDLIVRGYRDIESQPWRIGIEAPLDDRQEAQHILPLETISVATSGDYRNYFEEEGRRYSHTLDPRSGRPIDHRLASVTVAHPSNAWADAWATALMVLGDEEGLALARNQDLKVLMLIREENGWASVATPAFADHFGQSKMDELEIEVR